Proteins encoded by one window of Phenylobacterium soli:
- a CDS encoding HAD hydrolase-like protein, translating to MPVRARKTLLLDLDGTLVDPAPGILGSMRHALARLGADAPEDADLSWMIGPPIRASVARLLGETVDPEEAVALYRERYAEWGLRQATPYPGMLQTLAARKADGTRLILCTSKAAVFARQVVDHFGFAPLLSAVYGAELDGRRENKAELIAHILEAEGLDPAQACMVGDREHDVIGAARHGIPTVGVLWGFGDRAELEAAGAAVVIARPEELALPA from the coding sequence ATGCCCGTACGCGCCCGCAAGACCCTGCTGCTTGACCTCGACGGGACGCTGGTCGATCCGGCGCCGGGCATCCTCGGCAGCATGCGCCATGCGCTGGCGCGGCTGGGGGCCGACGCGCCGGAGGATGCGGACCTGTCGTGGATGATCGGTCCGCCGATCCGGGCGTCGGTGGCGCGGCTGCTGGGCGAGACGGTCGATCCGGAGGAAGCGGTCGCGCTCTACCGCGAGCGCTACGCCGAGTGGGGGCTGCGCCAGGCGACGCCCTATCCCGGGATGCTTCAGACTCTCGCGGCGCGGAAGGCCGACGGCACGCGGCTGATCCTCTGCACCTCCAAGGCGGCGGTGTTCGCGCGCCAGGTGGTCGACCACTTCGGCTTCGCGCCCCTGCTGAGCGCGGTCTACGGCGCCGAACTCGACGGGCGGCGGGAGAACAAGGCCGAGCTGATCGCCCACATCCTCGAGGCCGAGGGGCTCGACCCGGCGCAGGCCTGCATGGTCGGCGACCGCGAGCACGACGTGATCGGGGCCGCGCGGCACGGGATCCCCACGGTGGGCGTCCTCTGGGGCTTCGGCGACCGGGCCGAGCTGGAGGCGGCCGGGGCGGCGGTGGTGATCGCCCGGCCGGAGGAACTGGCCCTACCGGCCTGA
- a CDS encoding glutathione S-transferase family protein translates to MSGLIVWSYDWVPEGPRGFVRDLRLRWACEEGGLDYEVRTIPFDGRETNHLARQPFGQIPFLDDGDVKIFESGAGLLHLARKSETLMPRDPRGEAETLQWTIAALNSIEMVSVPWWFLKMSGDADNQLTGWLTQRLDHVERILREREWLAAGRFTVADLLMADVLRVPDVRAFGDRPASEAYVARLTARPAFLKAQADQIALFAAADQAR, encoded by the coding sequence ATGAGCGGACTGATCGTCTGGAGCTATGACTGGGTCCCCGAGGGGCCGCGTGGGTTCGTGCGGGACCTGAGGCTGCGATGGGCCTGCGAGGAGGGCGGTCTCGACTACGAGGTGCGGACGATCCCGTTCGACGGGCGCGAGACCAATCATCTGGCGCGCCAGCCGTTCGGCCAGATTCCATTCCTCGACGACGGCGATGTGAAGATCTTCGAGAGCGGGGCGGGGCTGCTGCACCTCGCCCGCAAGAGCGAGACGCTCATGCCGCGCGATCCCCGCGGCGAGGCCGAGACCCTGCAGTGGACGATCGCGGCGCTCAACTCCATCGAGATGGTGAGCGTTCCCTGGTGGTTCCTGAAGATGAGCGGCGACGCCGACAACCAGCTCACCGGCTGGCTGACCCAGCGCCTGGATCATGTGGAGCGGATCCTCAGGGAGCGGGAATGGCTCGCGGCCGGCCGCTTCACGGTCGCCGACCTGCTGATGGCCGATGTGCTGCGGGTGCCGGACGTGAGGGCGTTCGGCGATCGGCCGGCGAGCGAGGCCTATGTCGCCCGCCTGACCGCGCGGCCGGCGTTCCTCAAGGCGCAGGCCGACCAGATCGCGCTCTTCGCGGCGGCGGATCAGGCGCGATAG
- a CDS encoding MBL fold metallo-hydrolase, with translation MRDGIEEIAAEPARPKLTYPFEHGPKEGEAIDVAPGVKWLRMPLGGSLAFINTWALEDGDGWAIVDTGIAGSNTMQAWRAAFKGALGGKPVTRVFCTHMHPDHIGMAGWITRRFGCRLWISRLEFLMCRSLAADTGREAPPDALEFYKAAGWDEEALETYRARFGGFGRGLHALPDSFHRVRDGDEVRIGAHVWQVVIGSGHSPEHVCLYCPDLKLMISGDQVLPKISSNVSVFPTEPEGDPLTEWLTSLARIKGRVPDDVLVLPAHNDPFRGLHARLDHLIGGHERGLTRLKAMITEPKRAVDVFHALFRRKIDHNLLGLATGESLAHLNCLISRGEAVRTRDENGVDWYRAAA, from the coding sequence GTGCGGGATGGGATCGAGGAGATCGCGGCGGAGCCGGCGCGGCCGAAGCTGACCTATCCGTTCGAGCACGGGCCGAAGGAGGGCGAGGCGATCGACGTCGCGCCCGGCGTGAAGTGGCTGCGGATGCCGCTGGGCGGCAGCCTCGCCTTCATCAACACCTGGGCCCTAGAGGATGGCGACGGCTGGGCGATCGTCGACACCGGCATCGCCGGCTCCAACACCATGCAGGCCTGGCGGGCGGCGTTCAAAGGCGCGCTCGGCGGCAAGCCGGTGACGCGGGTGTTCTGCACCCACATGCATCCCGACCACATCGGCATGGCGGGCTGGATCACCCGGCGCTTCGGCTGCCGGCTGTGGATCAGCCGGCTGGAGTTCCTGATGTGCCGGTCGCTGGCCGCCGACACGGGGCGCGAGGCGCCGCCGGACGCGCTGGAGTTCTACAAGGCCGCCGGCTGGGACGAGGAGGCGCTGGAGACCTACCGCGCCCGGTTCGGCGGTTTCGGGCGCGGGCTGCACGCCCTGCCGGACAGCTTCCATCGGGTGCGCGACGGGGACGAAGTGCGGATCGGCGCCCACGTCTGGCAGGTGGTGATCGGCTCGGGCCACTCCCCGGAGCACGTCTGCCTCTACTGCCCGGACCTGAAGCTGATGATCTCGGGCGACCAGGTGCTGCCGAAGATCTCGTCCAACGTCTCGGTGTTCCCGACCGAGCCGGAGGGCGATCCCCTGACCGAGTGGCTGACCTCGCTGGCGCGGATCAAGGGCCGGGTGCCAGACGACGTGCTGGTGCTGCCGGCCCACAACGACCCGTTCCGCGGCCTCCACGCGCGGCTCGACCACCTGATCGGCGGCCACGAGCGCGGCCTGACGCGGCTGAAGGCGATGATCACCGAGCCCAAGCGGGCGGTGGACGTCTTCCACGCGCTGTTCCGGCGCAAGATCGACCACAATCTCCTGGGCCTGGCGACCGGCGAGAGCCTGGCGCACCTGAACTGTCTGATCTCGCGGGGCGAGGCCGTGCGCACGCGCGACGAGAACGGCGTCGACTGGTACCGGGCGGCGGCCTAA
- a CDS encoding GNAT family N-acetyltransferase, which produces MSLVIREATVGDAGLILKFIRDLAQYERLLHEVEATEGDIVRDLFGSRPKVFCDIAEHDGEPVGFALWLYNYSTFRGRHGIWLEDLFVEPDARGVGAGKALLKRLAERCVEQGLARLEWAVLNWNAPSIAFYDSLGASAMSDWTTRRLTGEALERLASE; this is translated from the coding sequence ATGAGCCTGGTCATCCGTGAGGCCACCGTCGGCGACGCCGGCCTGATCCTGAAGTTCATCCGTGACCTGGCGCAGTACGAACGCCTGCTGCACGAGGTGGAGGCCACCGAGGGCGACATCGTCCGCGACCTGTTCGGCTCTCGGCCCAAGGTGTTCTGTGACATCGCCGAGCACGACGGGGAGCCGGTGGGCTTCGCCCTTTGGCTCTACAACTATTCGACCTTCCGCGGCCGCCACGGCATCTGGCTGGAGGATCTGTTCGTCGAGCCGGACGCCCGGGGCGTCGGGGCGGGCAAGGCGCTGCTCAAGCGGCTGGCCGAGCGCTGCGTGGAGCAGGGGCTGGCGCGGCTGGAGTGGGCGGTGCTGAACTGGAACGCGCCCTCGATCGCCTTCTACGACAGCCTCGGCGCCTCGGCGATGAGCGACTGGACGACCCGCCGCCTCACCGGGGAGGCGCTGGAGAGGCTCGCCTCGGAATGA
- a CDS encoding GNAT family N-acetyltransferase — MSTPPKTVLHASQAEAEAIREAVRKADVSGLGPNRALAEMKHVPGLVELLSDERVSGPIYDLPRPITTESVTRWVAERQAEHLAGEGLLVLTLDEAGKVSGYSHIAVWPERSSAEIGGAIRADLQGRGQGGSGMRQSFAWIFETLGVRLMCLTAALDNVRSQKGIDAAGFRRMGEREVVRPDGTTRNSVYWELTREEWEKLHRL; from the coding sequence ATGAGCACCCCGCCCAAGACCGTGCTGCACGCCTCGCAGGCCGAGGCCGAGGCGATCCGCGAGGCGGTCCGCAAGGCCGACGTCTCGGGTCTTGGGCCGAACCGGGCGCTGGCCGAGATGAAGCATGTGCCGGGCCTGGTGGAACTGCTGTCCGACGAGCGGGTCTCGGGTCCGATCTACGACCTGCCGCGGCCGATCACGACGGAGAGCGTCACCCGCTGGGTGGCCGAACGCCAGGCCGAGCATCTGGCGGGCGAGGGGCTGCTGGTGCTGACGCTGGACGAGGCGGGCAAGGTCTCCGGCTATTCGCACATCGCGGTCTGGCCCGAGCGGTCGTCGGCCGAGATCGGCGGGGCGATCCGCGCCGACCTGCAGGGCCGGGGGCAGGGCGGCTCGGGCATGCGGCAGAGCTTCGCCTGGATCTTCGAGACGCTGGGCGTGCGGCTGATGTGCCTGACCGCGGCGCTGGACAATGTGCGCTCGCAGAAGGGCATCGACGCGGCCGGCTTCCGCCGGATGGGCGAGCGCGAGGTGGTGCGCCCGGACGGAACCACGCGCAATTCGGTCTATTGGGAGCTGACCCGCGAGGAGTGGGAGAAGCTGCACCGGCTCTGA
- a CDS encoding OsmC family protein → MSTRRASTALDHGGGGLQLVMTAGPAGFVADQPAPAGLDLGPTPHEIVAAGLAACTAQTLRLYAARKGWALGRVEVSVTSSTDAAADPPEHFERTISLDGELDEAQRARLLQIAEACPIHKLLTRGASVGTTLTGPPLPAA, encoded by the coding sequence GTGAGCACGAGGCGTGCATCGACGGCCCTGGACCATGGCGGTGGCGGCCTGCAACTGGTGATGACCGCAGGCCCGGCCGGGTTCGTCGCAGACCAGCCGGCGCCGGCGGGCCTGGACCTCGGGCCGACGCCGCACGAGATCGTCGCCGCCGGCCTGGCGGCCTGCACGGCCCAGACGCTCCGGCTCTACGCGGCGCGCAAGGGCTGGGCGCTCGGCCGGGTGGAGGTGAGCGTCACCTCGAGCACCGACGCGGCGGCTGATCCGCCGGAGCATTTCGAACGGACCATCTCGCTGGACGGCGAACTGGACGAGGCGCAGCGCGCCCGCCTGCTGCAGATCGCCGAGGCCTGTCCGATCCACAAGCTCCTGACCCGCGGGGCCAGCGTCGGCACGACGTTGACCGGGCCGCCGCTGCCGGCGGCCTGA
- a CDS encoding family 16 glycosylhydrolase, with product MTIDPNNLNATAKLTFSDEFNSLSLWNGYGGTWRTSPGYLGSNGSSLPSNGELEWYINSNYGPTSGVRPWTVNNGVLTITAQQTDPSIRGYLGYNEPGLPAMGSYNYTSGFMTTASSFQQTYGYFEISAKIPAGQGLWPAFWLMPTDGSTLPELDVMEVLGQTPTTLVMSVHTQAAGYPQLFSQWATGLPDLSQSFHRFGVDWEPDKITYYLDGKPLYQLATPADLNKPMYMIANLAVGGNWPGSPDWSTHFPAQFQIDYIRAYSDLGGAAPAPTPAAPTPAPAVDTAVSGSGTIVAAAGYGQTLSGGSGADVFVFRSQPWTPATITNFQLGVDRLDVSALEGGYSGSNPVGDGYVRLLDDGAGGTKVLVTSNPGAWPSYVVDVKGVSLSAASAGGLFGVAQSPAPAPSSGAGGAVVVAGGYGQSLSATGGADTFVFKSLPWTPASISNFQVGVDRLDFSALYPNYAGSNPIADGYVQLLDDGAGGAKVLVTPAPGGVWPTYVVDLKGVSVAAASGLFGGAGSSGAPAAAAGTIMAPEGYGPSLAGTAGADTFVFKSLPWTPGSIGNFQPGVDHLDLSALWPGYTGSNPIADGHVQLADDGAGGTEVLVSPNPGSGWPTYVVDLKGVSVATANSAGLFTSGAGAGGSTAPGAQLVANAAGGTLAGTSGADHFVFPAEPWTPVHVTGFTPGVDVIDLKALFAAAGYWGSDPFADHYLTLQDDGAGGTRVLFDPDGLGGGHLWPDYIANLDHTAVSSLHSSDLLWR from the coding sequence GTGACGATTGATCCGAACAATCTGAATGCTACGGCGAAGCTTACCTTCAGTGACGAATTCAACAGCCTCAGCCTATGGAATGGCTATGGAGGCACGTGGAGAACCAGCCCGGGCTATCTGGGTTCCAACGGCTCGTCGCTGCCCTCGAACGGGGAGCTGGAGTGGTACATCAACTCCAACTACGGGCCGACGTCCGGGGTGCGCCCCTGGACCGTGAATAACGGCGTCCTGACGATCACCGCCCAGCAGACCGATCCGTCGATCCGCGGCTACCTCGGCTACAACGAGCCCGGCCTGCCGGCGATGGGCTCTTACAACTACACCTCCGGCTTCATGACGACGGCCTCGTCGTTCCAGCAGACCTACGGCTACTTCGAGATCTCGGCGAAGATCCCCGCCGGCCAGGGGCTGTGGCCGGCCTTCTGGCTGATGCCGACCGACGGCTCGACCTTGCCGGAGCTGGACGTGATGGAGGTGCTCGGCCAGACGCCGACGACCCTCGTCATGTCGGTGCACACCCAGGCGGCCGGCTATCCGCAACTGTTCTCGCAGTGGGCGACCGGCCTGCCCGACCTGTCGCAGTCGTTCCACCGGTTCGGCGTCGATTGGGAGCCCGACAAGATCACCTACTATCTGGACGGCAAGCCGCTCTACCAGCTGGCCACCCCGGCCGACCTCAACAAGCCGATGTACATGATCGCCAACCTGGCGGTCGGCGGGAACTGGCCCGGCAGCCCGGACTGGTCGACGCATTTCCCGGCCCAGTTCCAGATCGACTACATCCGCGCCTACAGCGACCTGGGCGGCGCAGCGCCTGCGCCGACTCCGGCGGCCCCGACGCCCGCGCCGGCCGTGGATACCGCGGTGAGCGGCTCGGGGACCATCGTCGCCGCGGCGGGCTATGGCCAGACGCTGTCCGGCGGATCGGGCGCCGACGTCTTCGTCTTCAGGAGCCAGCCCTGGACGCCGGCGACGATCACCAACTTCCAGCTCGGCGTCGACCGGCTGGACGTCTCGGCCCTGGAGGGCGGCTACAGCGGCTCGAACCCCGTGGGCGACGGCTATGTGCGCCTGCTGGACGACGGGGCCGGCGGGACCAAGGTGCTGGTCACCAGCAACCCCGGCGCGTGGCCGAGCTACGTGGTCGACGTGAAGGGCGTGTCGCTCTCGGCGGCCAGCGCCGGCGGCCTGTTCGGCGTGGCCCAGAGCCCGGCGCCGGCGCCGTCGTCGGGCGCGGGCGGCGCGGTGGTCGTCGCCGGCGGCTACGGCCAGTCGCTCAGCGCCACGGGCGGCGCGGACACCTTCGTCTTCAAGAGCCTGCCGTGGACGCCGGCCTCGATCAGCAACTTCCAGGTGGGCGTCGACCGGCTGGACTTCTCCGCGCTCTATCCGAACTACGCCGGCTCCAACCCCATCGCCGACGGCTACGTCCAGCTGCTGGACGACGGGGCGGGCGGCGCCAAGGTGCTCGTGACCCCGGCGCCGGGCGGCGTCTGGCCGACCTATGTGGTCGACCTGAAGGGCGTCTCGGTGGCGGCGGCGAGCGGCCTGTTCGGCGGGGCGGGAAGCTCAGGCGCGCCGGCGGCCGCGGCCGGGACGATCATGGCGCCGGAGGGCTATGGGCCCTCGCTCGCCGGGACGGCGGGCGCCGACACCTTCGTCTTCAAGAGCCTGCCCTGGACGCCGGGTTCGATCGGCAACTTCCAGCCGGGCGTCGACCACCTCGACCTGTCGGCCCTTTGGCCCGGCTACACCGGCTCGAATCCGATCGCCGACGGCCATGTCCAGCTGGCCGACGACGGCGCCGGCGGGACCGAGGTGCTGGTCTCCCCGAACCCAGGCAGCGGCTGGCCGACCTATGTGGTTGATCTCAAGGGCGTGTCGGTGGCGACGGCCAACAGCGCCGGCCTGTTCACGAGCGGTGCGGGCGCGGGCGGATCGACGGCCCCGGGGGCGCAGCTGGTCGCCAACGCGGCCGGCGGGACCCTGGCCGGGACCTCCGGCGCGGATCATTTCGTCTTCCCCGCCGAGCCGTGGACCCCGGTGCACGTGACCGGCTTCACCCCGGGCGTCGACGTGATCGACCTGAAGGCGCTGTTCGCAGCGGCCGGCTACTGGGGCTCGGACCCGTTCGCCGACCACTACCTGACCCTGCAGGACGACGGCGCCGGCGGCACGCGGGTGCTGTTCGACCCGGACGGCCTGGGCGGCGGCCACCTGTGGCCCGACTACATCGCCAACCTCGACCACACCGCGGTGAGCAGCCTGCACAGCTCGGACTTACTCTGGCGGTGA
- a CDS encoding helix-turn-helix transcriptional regulator, producing MAREERALPIANQIRRLRFEHGEMTQGQLAEKIGMTRQTVAAIEAGKYSPSLEAAFRIAAVFGVRLEEVFQWVGDAPP from the coding sequence GTGGCGCGCGAGGAGCGGGCCCTGCCCATCGCCAACCAGATCCGCCGTCTGCGCTTCGAGCACGGCGAGATGACCCAAGGCCAGCTGGCGGAGAAGATCGGCATGACCCGCCAGACCGTGGCGGCCATCGAGGCCGGCAAGTACTCGCCCTCGCTCGAGGCGGCCTTCCGCATCGCCGCCGTATTCGGCGTGCGGCTCGAGGAGGTGTTCCAGTGGGTAGGTGATGCTCCCCCCTGA
- a CDS encoding SDR family NAD(P)-dependent oxidoreductase, which produces MGVLDGKVVLVTGGGNGIGRDCALIAAAEGAKVVVNDLGGGLKGEDEGSAGPAEAVAQEIRARGGEAVSNSESVTNYRSVQGMVEQARDVFGGLHAVINPAGILRDVMFHKMSEDDWDRVIEVHMRGSFNVCRATIELFREQQDGAYMLFTSTSGLFGNVGQANYGAAKMGIAGLSRIIAMEGARNNVRSNCIAPVAWTRMTQSVPIKDEAQAARRQVMAEKIRPDQPARFSVAMVSDAAKSVSGQIFGVSGEQIILYSQPRPIETCAKPEGESWTVESILKEAVPKMAPKFFDLGRAAPAAPAQKQPA; this is translated from the coding sequence ATGGGCGTTTTGGATGGTAAGGTTGTCCTGGTTACAGGCGGCGGCAACGGCATCGGGCGCGACTGCGCCCTGATCGCGGCGGCCGAGGGCGCGAAGGTCGTGGTCAACGACCTGGGCGGCGGACTGAAGGGCGAGGACGAAGGCTCCGCCGGTCCCGCCGAAGCCGTGGCGCAGGAGATCCGCGCCCGTGGCGGCGAGGCGGTCTCCAACTCGGAGAGCGTCACCAACTACCGGTCCGTCCAGGGCATGGTCGAGCAGGCCCGCGATGTGTTCGGCGGCCTGCACGCGGTGATCAACCCGGCCGGCATCCTGCGCGATGTGATGTTCCACAAGATGAGCGAGGACGACTGGGACCGGGTGATCGAGGTCCACATGCGCGGCTCGTTCAACGTCTGCCGCGCCACCATCGAGCTGTTCCGCGAGCAGCAGGACGGCGCCTACATGCTGTTCACCTCCACCTCGGGCCTGTTCGGGAACGTCGGCCAGGCCAACTACGGCGCGGCCAAGATGGGCATCGCCGGCCTGTCGCGGATCATCGCCATGGAGGGCGCGCGCAACAACGTCCGCTCCAACTGCATCGCCCCGGTCGCCTGGACGCGCATGACCCAGTCGGTGCCGATCAAGGACGAGGCCCAGGCCGCGCGCCGCCAGGTGATGGCCGAGAAGATCCGTCCCGACCAGCCGGCGCGCTTCTCCGTGGCCATGGTCTCCGACGCGGCCAAGAGCGTCTCCGGCCAGATCTTCGGCGTCTCCGGCGAGCAGATCATCCTCTACTCCCAGCCGCGGCCGATCGAGACCTGCGCCAAGCCGGAAGGCGAGAGCTGGACGGTGGAGTCGATCCTCAAGGAAGCCGTGCCGAAGATGGCGCCGAAGTTCTTCGACCTCGGCCGCGCGGCCCCCGCCGCCCCGGCCCAGAAGCAGCCGGCGTAA
- a CDS encoding MFS transporter, whose translation MPAADPDPSQDIVPSARALLKERDYLAFWASRWTGSFAAQIQSVAMGWQMYALARQTRSVEESAFLVGMIGLAAFAPVFLLTLPAGETADRHDRKTVLLCCFAGEILSVLALAFASWRGIASVPLLLIIAALFGAARAFFAPANTAMGPMLVPRRLLPRAIAWNSLAWQTASVAGPAAGGLLVALSPTHAYMVTFVLYLASALSVIAIRKSTRPERQPGSRWTLMKEGLHYVWKQKIVFGAISLDLFAVLLGGATALLPVFARDILHVGAQGFGVLRAAPAIGATVVGFWLAAHPIRHKAGVFMFAGVATFGLATCAFALSRSLWISVVALAVLGGADMLSVFVRQTLVQLVTPDAMRGRVAAVSSVFVGASNELGEFESGVVARFLGPVGAALFGGIGALLVTGLWARLFPALRRADRLE comes from the coding sequence ATGCCCGCCGCCGATCCGGACCCGTCGCAGGACATCGTCCCCTCCGCCCGCGCGCTCCTCAAGGAGCGCGACTACCTGGCCTTCTGGGCCTCGCGCTGGACCGGCTCCTTCGCCGCCCAGATCCAGAGCGTCGCCATGGGCTGGCAGATGTACGCCCTCGCCCGCCAGACCCGCTCGGTGGAGGAGAGCGCCTTCCTCGTCGGCATGATCGGCCTGGCCGCCTTCGCGCCGGTCTTCCTGCTCACCCTGCCGGCCGGCGAGACCGCCGACCGCCACGACCGCAAGACCGTGCTGCTGTGCTGTTTCGCCGGCGAGATCCTCAGCGTCCTGGCGCTGGCCTTCGCCTCCTGGCGCGGGATCGCCTCGGTTCCCCTGCTGCTGATCATCGCCGCGCTGTTCGGCGCCGCGCGCGCCTTCTTCGCTCCAGCCAACACCGCCATGGGGCCGATGCTGGTGCCGCGCCGCCTCTTGCCACGCGCCATCGCCTGGAACTCCCTGGCCTGGCAGACCGCCTCGGTGGCCGGACCGGCCGCCGGCGGCCTGCTCGTCGCGCTCTCGCCGACCCACGCCTACATGGTCACCTTCGTGCTCTACCTCGCCTCGGCCCTGTCGGTGATCGCCATCCGCAAGTCGACCCGGCCCGAGCGCCAGCCGGGCTCGCGGTGGACGCTGATGAAGGAGGGCCTGCACTACGTCTGGAAGCAGAAGATCGTCTTCGGGGCGATCTCGCTCGACCTGTTCGCCGTGCTGCTCGGCGGCGCCACCGCCCTCTTGCCGGTCTTCGCCCGCGACATCCTCCATGTCGGCGCCCAAGGCTTCGGTGTGCTGCGCGCCGCGCCGGCCATCGGCGCCACCGTCGTCGGCTTCTGGCTCGCGGCCCATCCGATCCGCCACAAGGCCGGGGTCTTCATGTTCGCCGGCGTGGCGACCTTCGGCCTCGCCACCTGCGCCTTCGCCCTCTCGAGGTCGCTGTGGATCTCGGTCGTCGCCCTGGCCGTGCTGGGCGGCGCCGACATGCTCTCGGTCTTCGTGCGCCAGACGCTGGTCCAGCTCGTCACCCCGGACGCCATGCGGGGCCGCGTCGCTGCCGTCTCCTCGGTCTTCGTCGGCGCCTCCAACGAGCTCGGGGAGTTCGAGAGCGGCGTCGTCGCCCGCTTCCTGGGTCCGGTCGGCGCGGCCCTGTTCGGCGGGATCGGCGCCCTGCTGGTCACCGGCCTCTGGGCGCGCCTGTTTCCCGCCTTGCGCCGGGCGGATCGCCTCGAATAG
- a CDS encoding GNAT family N-acetyltransferase: protein MSLQPTDPAPAAPAVSLQQAEDIPAADALIERAFGPGRFTKSSERVREFAEFAPDLSFVAWREGRLMGVVRQWRVRVGGTPVVFLGPIAVESDERSGGIGGLLVEAAVAAARAAGETAIVLVGDAPYFQRFGFSAALAKDVRLPGPVDQRRVLAVAFRPEGEALAGMIRPL, encoded by the coding sequence ATGAGCCTTCAACCCACCGACCCGGCGCCCGCAGCGCCGGCCGTGAGCCTCCAGCAGGCCGAGGACATCCCGGCCGCCGACGCCCTGATCGAGCGGGCGTTCGGGCCGGGCCGCTTCACCAAGAGCTCCGAGCGGGTGCGCGAGTTCGCCGAGTTCGCCCCCGACCTGTCGTTCGTCGCCTGGCGCGAGGGGCGGCTGATGGGCGTGGTGCGCCAGTGGCGGGTGCGCGTTGGCGGCACGCCGGTGGTGTTCCTCGGCCCGATCGCGGTGGAGAGCGACGAGCGCAGCGGCGGGATCGGCGGCCTGCTGGTGGAGGCGGCCGTCGCGGCCGCCCGGGCGGCGGGCGAGACGGCCATCGTGCTGGTCGGCGACGCGCCCTATTTCCAGCGCTTCGGCTTCTCGGCGGCCCTGGCGAAGGATGTGCGCCTGCCCGGCCCGGTGGACCAGCGCCGCGTGCTGGCGGTGGCCTTCAGGCCCGAGGGCGAGGCGCTGGCGGGGATGATCCGGCCGCTGTAG
- a CDS encoding DUF1285 domain-containing protein, with the protein MSGSRDKLDQVAAAAKQAPGRGLPPVHLWNPAHSGEIDIVIGKDGRWVHEGSVIQREALVRLFSTVLRRDPDGFWLVTPVEKMRITVEDAPFVAVRVDRATDAAGEPVLRFTTNVGDTVEADAENPIRVVVDDQGEPRPYVHVRRGLEALIARPVFYELVEMAEERDGTLGLPSHGVWFEIGDAEAA; encoded by the coding sequence ATGAGCGGGAGCAGGGACAAGCTGGATCAGGTGGCGGCGGCGGCGAAGCAGGCGCCGGGACGCGGGCTGCCGCCGGTGCATCTGTGGAATCCCGCCCATTCCGGCGAGATCGACATCGTCATCGGCAAGGACGGCCGCTGGGTTCACGAAGGGTCGGTCATCCAGCGCGAGGCGCTGGTGCGGCTGTTCTCCACCGTGCTGCGCAGGGACCCGGACGGGTTCTGGCTGGTGACGCCGGTCGAGAAGATGCGGATCACCGTCGAGGACGCGCCGTTCGTGGCGGTGCGGGTCGACCGGGCCACGGACGCCGCCGGCGAGCCGGTGCTGCGCTTCACCACCAACGTCGGCGACACCGTCGAGGCGGATGCGGAGAACCCGATCCGCGTGGTCGTGGACGACCAGGGCGAGCCGCGGCCCTACGTCCACGTGCGCCGCGGGCTGGAGGCGCTGATCGCCCGGCCGGTGTTCTACGAGCTCGTCGAGATGGCCGAGGAGCGGGACGGGACGCTCGGCCTGCCCTCGCACGGAGTGTGGTTCGAGATCGGCGACGCGGAGGCCGCATGA
- a CDS encoding CoA pyrophosphatase, with translation MNAPHAHLAPPHELRAWIARHLDPLEEREPAEGETRSDFDLTPGGWAPPDQPLTPASVLVPLVEREHGLSVLLTRRSDTLRKHTGQVAFPGGRRDPGETPWQTALREAEEEIGLSPSFVSLAGLSTPYRTGTGYLITPVVGFVRGGFDLTPNPDEVADIFETPFGFLMDPANHEEHERALPNGELRRFYAMTHENRFIWGATAGMLRALYDRLYGAAVA, from the coding sequence ATGAACGCGCCCCACGCCCACCTCGCCCCGCCGCACGAGCTGCGCGCCTGGATCGCCCGCCACCTCGATCCGCTGGAGGAGCGCGAGCCGGCCGAGGGCGAGACCCGCTCGGACTTCGACCTGACGCCGGGCGGCTGGGCGCCGCCGGACCAGCCGCTGACCCCGGCCTCGGTGCTGGTGCCGCTGGTCGAGCGCGAGCATGGGCTGTCGGTGTTGCTCACCCGCCGCTCGGACACCCTTCGCAAGCACACCGGCCAGGTGGCGTTTCCCGGCGGCCGCCGCGATCCGGGCGAGACGCCCTGGCAGACCGCGCTGCGCGAGGCCGAGGAGGAGATCGGCCTCAGCCCCAGCTTCGTCTCCCTGGCCGGCCTGTCGACGCCCTACCGGACGGGCACCGGCTATCTGATCACCCCGGTGGTCGGCTTCGTGCGCGGCGGCTTCGACCTCACGCCGAACCCGGACGAGGTGGCCGATATCTTCGAGACGCCGTTCGGCTTCCTGATGGACCCGGCCAACCACGAGGAGCACGAGCGCGCGCTGCCGAACGGCGAACTCCGCCGTTTCTACGCCATGACCCACGAGAACCGCTTCATCTGGGGCGCCACCGCGGGGATGCTGCGGGCGCTCTACGACCGGCTCTACGGAGCCGCGGTGGCGTGA